ACCCTTCTAGGCTGATGTCCCTCaattttatattccaattgactaATAAAATGTCTTGTTCAGTGACTGGCTGTCAACATGTCTGCTGGCTGTAGAGCTCCCATGAGGGTAAGCCTCCTACTGGGCATCCAGCTCCTTTGGCACTTGTGAGAAACACAGGTGCTGAAGCCAGGGACCCACTCTGAGTAGCAGAGCCACCGGGCTACTATGTGCCAAAAGGGCCAAGCACTAAGAAAGGTACACACCCAAAGACACCTGTAAAGGCAGGAGGCATAGCACACCCTATGCATCTGTCATGTGAAATCCCATTCTCCTCGCTGGGCTTTTTGGAACTTTTCATTCCACAATACTTGTTGCTATTTCAacgtttttgttctgatttgtgaTATTCAGATTTTTGACCAACTCTCAGACTGATGTGGTATTTGTAGGCACTTGTTCAGAGAGTGGAAATCTAAACTTCAGTTTTCCCTGCAGTGAGTTTCTTGTATCTTTAAATTAAACTTGCAGATGGCTTGACAGGCAATACTGTTTGTGTCACAAATAGGAGTAGCGGAGTCCCTAGCCTTACTGTGCACTAGCCAATAagtgtaaaagaaagaaaaagcaccattttgttcatttgtttagaGAAATGGGGCTAGATATTCAGCTGGTATATAGaagtatagctccattgatttctgtggctCTACACTCATTTACCCCAGGTTAAGTACGCTGGGACACATTTTATAAAGCAAAGCAGTTTTATAGTAAGACCTCACTATTGTATTTGCTAATTAACTCCTTGCAGAGAAGTGTGGTGTGACAGCAAGGTATTTGGTAAGAAAGGATTTAATAAAGTAAGAAAACCAACTTGTGAGGTTTTAAGTAGTCAGTCTCCTCTAGTCCTTCAAGGTAAAAacccttttttaaaagtaagaaatGTAATTGAGTCATTTaactttgcatgtgcaaatgactGACTGACTTTCACATGGTTGCATTTACTAGTATTCTGTTATACAGCTCCCTATACAATTAAAGTACATTAGTCTCAGGCCATAATACAGGTTCTTAATGATGTTTTTAACTCTGTAAAGAGCCCTTCTTAATGTTACCCAGTGGTGGCTGAATGTAGGTGATTCTACAAGTTAACCCCATCTACTCTTAAGAAACATGCAATTTTACATGCAGTGAGTCAGAGGTGAGCAAACAGAATATGGGCTAGTATGTAGTTTTATGGCATCCACATAGTTCTAACATAAAAACACTTCCTTATGACTTAACTCTAGTGTATTACAGCTAAATCAATAGCAAATGCTTTAGTGAGCAGAGGTAGGAAATGGACTCAAAGAAGCTCTATGGAAAGACCTACAACAGATAAAGTGCTGTCTAGAATTGTGTATAGTTATAGCAACATTTTAGACAActtcatcagaaaaaaaaaaacccaatatgaAGTATTAATGGCAGGTGCAGTATGTCTAGATCATATGGTGAACTCCATTTGTGTGTGATTGTAACCTCTATGGTGGGTTTAAGAGATCCACATGGTGGTGGTGAAAGCTAATCCATTCTGGACAGTGTTCATGCTAGGATGCTGGATACCACAGCGAAGGCAAACAGTGGACATCAATGTTTCCTCCTGGAACACACAGCTTTCTACAAGCATTGCCTGCCTACATCAAAGCCACTAGGGGGAGGAGTGTGCTAGAGCTGggacccttcctcccaccccagctaAAGCACAATGTTTTGTCAAGGAGGCTCTTTTTTGAAGTAAGGGACCACTTCCTCACCACTTGTAAGCAGAACCTACTGGGGAAAGTAAAGGCATGTCTGAGTAGTGTCCcgatgggtgctccactctaggtgtgtCTGCACTGCCCCTTGGGCCCACATATGCACTGTGCCATGAGGGCTAacctctcctcagttccttctctacagcaGAGTCATAGCGAGAACTCAAGTAGTGGAGCATGCAGAGGGggaacatatctcaaagaaccatagtgactcaccttgtgcagtaataaTTTCCCAACAGCTCTCAGCTTAAGTATGGGGGAAATACTATCCAAGAACTATGATCCCATCACACTGTAATGACATATTtgcaaatgctgcttttaatAGTTACATATCTAAGGCAGGTATGGAAGGTTTTCTTACACAAATATCTGTTTTTGAAGGGGCCTCTGCTACTAAAGATGATGTACTAAAATCCTAATGGCAGAAAATACAATATGGTTTTGATTACAGACTGAATTTATTCTTCCATAAATCTAGCTAAGGAAACAGATAAGCAGTTGGGTAAGaatgtggtttttttaaactttgtttttcaATTAGTCCTTTTCCTACCCATGGTAGGATTTTATTAAGAGGTAGCAAGTTCTTTATCCATGTACCTGCACAGATGGCTTTGCAAAGTTAACACTTACATGAAATGACAatcagcaaaatattttatttcttgcacaaacattttgaaaaagccagtaagtgaataTGCATGATAAGTAATACAAAACAGCTTGTGATTAACCAGCTATAGGGTTGCTcatcaaaaaaaaatctttgggtaTGTTTGTCCTCTAGAGATACAAGCAACACCAATGCTTTACTTTAAACTTGCACATATTGCCTGCTCCAAAGACAGATTTAAATTAGTAGTGGGAACACCTCAGTTGTACTCGGAGGATGCAGTACAGTTCTACCGAAGCTCAAGTTTCAGACCGTAAGAAGCACACCTTGACAAATCTCCCAGCAGCAAGGCTACTAAACGTAAAGAAACCTAGAATGAATAATAGTATTATCTTTAATCTTTTCCACCTGTTAAGTGCAGAATACAAGGCTGTACATAGGCACAAAAAGAGGTCCTGCAAATTACAAAGATACATATTACTATGAGGTTATAGTATCAATATTACTTACTCTTTCAGCCAACAGTTTTAGCAACTCCAACAAGATTTTATATTTTTGACAACTTATAGGTAGGACAGCTTCCATCTCAATTGCTGGAAAGTAAAAAATTCTGTATGGAAACATCCACAGTTTAGGTACAAGCTGTTTAAGACCTAGGTACAATCAGCCCAGCACTTTTGGATTTGGCTAGACAGATGAAGTTGCTGTCAGACAAGTTCGATTCTACACATCCTTTTTGGGCAAAATTCTCAATGGAGTTTTACTTGAGCACTGTATGCAGGGTAGAGCCCCCTGCTTAGTAACTTATCAGAGAAATAAATGTACAAAAAGAGAGACTAATATTTAAATGAGTATTACTTTAAATTGAGTAGTTTTTGCTAGTGGGATTTTAGTACACCTAGAGATTTGCAAGTGAAATCCCAGCAGGAGCAGTTCTGAAAAATAGTCAAATCTACAGAGTTTctacacccccccctccccactagtCTAGCACCTTCagctctttaaataaaaataactgcTTCAACATTCTATATTTAAAAGCCCCTGCCTTCAGGAATTAATCTCAGGTCCTTGGGAGGGGAATGGCTAGTGAAGGGGATCAGCTGGAAAAGTTTTGCTTTAAGTGAGGTCAGTCCAAAATACAACTGGAAATTATGTTCCTAGTATGTGTATTTATGTTTGACATCTTACAACATATCtgtcataaccagtaaaccaccAGATTTCACCTCTGCAAGGTGAGTGTGTAAGAGGCAGCCACTGTTGACCCGCCTACTGTAAAAGCTTTGAGATCATTAAGATTTGGCAATAGTAAGGTAAATAAAAGGTGTACTTCCCATACATGGCCATAGTTCATACCACGTATGCTATCCAATATACACAGTGTTGGGAAGTAACTAGTTACCACTGTGGTTACAGTGCTAAGCAATGTAACGGACCTCTTCATTCCCCTAAAAATTATGCTTTGCTGCTGAAAATTGACATTGAATGTAGTCAATGAGTCTCTCTGAAGAATGTGTTAAGGAAAGCATCATACATCACTACCCACCTGCAACCTggttaaattgtttgtttttagtgtTGTGCCAAAATTTGGCACAACACTAAAAACAGTCAAAATTAAAATTTGAGTCTAAAATGGATGGCTTGTCTTCCAAACTCATTAAGAAATCTAAGTGATTATAATCTAAATGTAGCTTCCCAGCACTGTACACCAGCCACCTGTGTGTGTACTTTGTCTTGTTCCCTGTTAACTAGATGCTTTTCCTTACATCAGCTTTCTTTCCGCACTACAGCACAGCTAACTCTTCTTTAGTAGGCGAATCTCATGTCCTTGGTGTATCCCAGTTTGTCCAGGTTAGGTAAGCAAGCATACTGGATCATTGGAGGAGGGCCGCACATGAGGATCAGAACATCATCTTGAGGAGGGGGCATGTGTTCTCTGAGCAGGTCTTGACTCACAAATCCCTGGCTATAATCCCAATCTgaatggagagggggaaaaaggtaTTTTATTAACAGGCTTTATAACAACACTCACCCTTATTTATTATGGGCCAACCAAGAAcagggctccactgtgctaggaaCTTAGACACAGAATAAGAGAATATTTCAGCACCGTGACTGTATTAATACAATGTAAGAGTGTTGAGGATAAATGTATTATCCTCATattaaagatggggaactgaaatcGAGGAAGTGATTTACTAAAAGTGGAAGTTTTTGGCAGAGTTGTAAACAGAACCCAAGTTTCCCCTATCACAGTTTAGTACCACATGACCTTCCTTCTTAATTCATTGTTTAAGAAAACACAGGTATTTAGTGTGTTAACCCTTTCATAGAGGGATTCGGGGTTCCCCAGCTTGCTGCTGGCACTGAACACACAAAACTGCTGACCCCAAAAAGGGGAATGAGATTGCCTCTTTGTTCTCCCATATTAGCCAACACATTTAATCCTCAATTCTTGTGTCAATAAcgctctttttttcctttctttcttcagaATATACTGAAACTAGAGTcaggagagcgggggggggggggggggggcacttattCATGTTTGCTGCCAAAGTCAAAGATGAGGACTACACACTAGCATTCTCCTGACCAGTTGCATAGCTTCGGAGGCACTAGCTACCAACCTCCTTCCTACAGAAGTCACCAtgtcagctctgaaggcatctAGTTGCCTTAACAGGGGATGAAAAAGTTAGAGAGGATTCTAGAATTGTAATCATCAGCACTAGTAATCTGGTGCATTGACAGGGGTGGCATGTTAGTTCTTACTCTCAGGTGCTCTGTCCAACGTGTACCAAAGCTTAAAGCGTTCTGGATGCTGAACCTGAACTTCCTCCAGTTCTGAACGTAACAGGATATCTTTCTCAGTCtgcaaggaaaggaaaggagttATACTTTCAATAGAGTCCTTCATCCAGTCTCTTAACTGTAAcaaattaagcctcacaaaacTCCTGTGCAGTAGCTATCATCtcaatattagagagagagacacacaaagtTTAAGATAACTCAATGAGATAGAGACAGAGTCCGAAACAGACCCCAAATTTCTCAGCTTCTTGATCTTTGACAACCACACCTTGTCTcatgaaaaagaataaaaatatatttagatattttttttaaaatgacaaaaccaCCCCCCACTACATGGTTATTAGATGCAGCACCACAAAACTGAAATACTATATTAACAGTCTTCAGTATCAATTCAGCTTTCAAAAAACCTGGGAAATTACTGCACAACATCACTATAGTATAAATAATGCTTGTAGACTCTGAGGGTAGTTTTTCCATCTCCTTTTCAGCCTCACATTATGAAGCGGTGCTAGTCCCTTCATACTCTACCCAGCCACACAGCAATTTGGCACCAATGACAGTAATATATTGGGGACTGTGGAGGGAGTTTATCAGCACCTGTTGCTGAGAAGGCACCTATTTCTGGATCTAACGTGAAACTGCATCTGTTACAAGAAAGCTATTTCTGGATCTGACTAATAAAAGCAGGCATCTGAATTGGACAATAGAAGACATTTTCAATGATCTAAAAGGGGCTAACAGCATGCAGTGAGATTAGCAGTAAGTATTAAATATGAATGTGTAGAACACCCATGaggacatagaaataatacaagaGGGTCTACAGTGTTTACAAATATGGGTAGGAAATAAAATGAGATTCTACCTGGGATAATACAAGATATAGACACAATCCTAAACACTGATTAACTGTGAGGGAGAAATCTGGAAAGCAGCAAAAATTAAGGACATTTTATGGGTGACAGCAGACAGAGGAGCTAGGAGTTTGCAACTCAGTGTTACGTTACAATGTGATTTTTGGTTGTGCACAAACAAGAACAGGGAGACAGCAGGCCCTCTGTACACAGTTTTGTTAAGACAATACCTGGAATACAGGGTACCCCAATAGAAATATATTGAAAGGCAGGAGAGAgttcaaagaagagcaacaaaagtgattacgGGTGTGAAGGGCTGAGTACACAGGTAGAGGGGGGGAAAGATCCAAAGGAGCCAGTTATGAAGCACTTAGTGTATGAACTATCCTTAGAATGAGACATTTTATCCTTTAATTGGCTAAATAATGACCAGGCaaggacatttttttcaagggTGTAAAAACCAGGAATGGAGAGGCATTTGGAGTGGTAAAATACTGGGATGAAACAGAAGAGGGAAAATTTAGGCTTAACATCAGAAAAATTTCTAAACAGTCAGATGCATTAGTCTATGGGATCCGCTTCCAAGGGAAATGGGACATCCCTTGGCACATTCAAGTCTAGGCTAGACATAATTCTGATAAATGTACAATAAGGTCAATCCTGTATTGGCAGAGAAGAACTAGATGACCCAACAGGACTTTTCCATCACCAACTTCTACTACTATCATTTCTACAACATTATCTATGATTAAAATAACTTCAGTGGATACAAGATAAAGTTAAAGCACTGAGGATAGTCTGTAACATCATACATGGTCAACCCACACATCTGCTTTTGTTTGGGTTAGTGTAACTTGATACAATGTGCTTAGAGATTTatgcccagattttcagaaatactcAGCACCTACCAACTCCTTCTGAaaactggagtgagcccttttaaaaaaaaaaaaaatctggctactttatttaggtgcctataatATGACCTTTTGAGAATCTTGCCCTTCATACATTTTGGTACGCGTGGCAGAATGTTATCTGGGTAAGAGTGGCTGGTTTGGTTTAAGAGACAAGTTGTTCATTACCATTGGATGGTGTTTGCTACACCATTTAATTAGGGGATATTTGATTACTAGAACCAAATGGGACTAAGACTTCCTGTCAACTTACATCCCTACCCCTCAGACTGTGGACAGAGATTTGTATTCAAATTAAGCCATCACACTGGACAACATCTACCTCTGTTTCTCCTCTTTTGTATGCCTAATGCTTAGCTCAGCTAGATCATGAAATTCGTAAACAAGGGTTTCCTGTTTTAAAATTGAGAATATTTACCAGCTCTATTACAACCATATTAAGTTTCACTGTATTGATCCTTCACTGGAGTTTTGAAAAGAAAGAGACAGCATGTAGTGGCATAACACTGCAACTTTTCAGAGAAGTTGAAATCTGAAAATGGGGCCTGAGTAGAATATGGCCCCCGACAGATCAGAAAATATCTTTCTGCAGTGCTGGTTCTACAACAAGGAAGCTGCTATTTCGAATTGCATGGCGCACTCTCCCCCATTTTGCAGTTATCGCCTGTTGGGGACAATTAAGTTTAGGTCATATACTGCAACTGTGTTCAGAAATAGTCAGATTAATACTTCCCTACGCAAACCTGGTTCTGTGCCCTGGGGGTATTAATCTTGAAGGAGAGCAAATGATGATGCCGCTAGATGGGGCAGCTTTAAAATTCTGAcaagggctccccccccccccaaaaaaaataaaagtgctaAGCACTTCCAGGAAACATACAGAAGAAAGAATTCCTGTCTCAAAACACTTACAGTCTGGATAAGGAACATAACAAGAGGACATAGGAAAAAGCAGAGGGGTTAGATGTCAGGGCAAAAGTTACCAGGCAGTAATGTACAGAATAGTGTGCTTATTGCAATGGCCTCACATGTGGCTGTTTTTATAGTTTCTGTTCATTTTTAGCTTAGGGTTTTATGATACTGAATTGTACCTATGTTCTGTGCTGTCTCAGGAGAGGTTTGCATAtacctgggttttgtttttttaaacttaaggACAATTTTAATCCCTTGCCACAAGAAGAAAAGAAGAGTTACCTGATTAGCAAACAGCAGCTGACAAATGGTGGGATCATCTTTGTCCTTCATGATGGCGCGAATGAGCTGCAGCATAGGCGTTATGCCTGAAAAAAAACTGCAATTAAAACTGGCCACCAGCAATACATCTAATAGCCTGGCAGAAACAAGGTGCACAAAGAATGAAACTTCATTCTTACATACCAGTTCCACCTGCGATCATTCCAACGTATTTCACcgttttaagaacaggttcagATTTCTTCTCAGCGCGAATAGCAAACGTGCCTGGAAAAAAGGAGTTAAGACAAATATTAGGGAGTACTCGTGAATGCTAATTTAGACAGAGGACTGGGATCACAaatcctgagttctaattctgaTTTATAGTGACCGTCTCAGACCCTAGGCAATCACCTCTCCACTCAttttcccatctggaaaatggggatgtGTCACCTTTTCCTCTCATAAGGCTATTGTGAGGACAAACAGATATGTTTAAAAAGTGCTAACTATTTTAAAAGACGTCAAAAATGAACGCTGCTAATGTATTATAATTAGACAGGATTTTTTGACTCGTTACTCAACATCAAGCTATCATGATTTGCATTTCAGTAATGTCTAGTGGCCCTGGTCAAGGAGCAGGAGCCCAGTCTGACAAGGACCATCCTCCACCTCCCGACAAGATCAACCTGCCCTCAAGAGCTCACAATCCATTCTCTGTATGTAATGACTATTTCTAAGAGACATCTCAATTGTGTGGGGAAGAAACCTGGCTAAAATTAAGTATCTAAACACTAATACAAATCCAGTCCATCAGCAATTATTACACAAAGACCACGCCATTGGGTGGTGTCGAATAAAGTCATGACCAGGTTTTAAAAGAGCCCATGCACAGGTCTCTATGGGCTTCTCTTCACTGTGtggtgtttggtttgttttttttaaacctagagTTAATTGATTCCTAATGGCTAGTGTGGACACACCACAAAGATTTGACAGAGGCTACAAACATTTCTGCTTTATCCTAGGAATCAGCCCTAGCTTGGGATAAAGCCCATTTCTTAACCATGACGTTACATGTTTCTGCCTCATTCATAGAGGCCTGGACAAAGTAACCAAATTTAACCATTGTTAACTGTCATGCAGATGGGATCCTAACACAGCTACTGGTTCTTTTGCTAGAAATTGAGTAGAAGTcggtcaggcctggtctacacacagtttttgtatcagtataactatgcCAGTTAGGTGTGCTATTTTTTGCCAATATAGTACAATCCCTGCTGTGGGTACAATTACGGTATGTAAAAGTTGCTTTATCCTGGAGTAGCTTATACCAGGCTTACACGAGAAACTTCTGCCAGTATAGCAATGCTGGTTAGGGCTGTGATTTTGGGGCAACATttctatgccagcaaaagccttAGTGAAACACAGTCATAGTGGCATGAATGTACTTTTGCTGCTATAGTTTATTTCTCTCAGGGAAACACACAAGTTCTACCAGCAAACTCACTCTTGGGAATAGAACTGTGTCTGTACTACCAGCAAACCTCTGTAATGTAGGTAAGATGTGTAGGAAAGGCCACAACCTCTATGGGAAAAAAAGTTAGTAATCACTACTCCTACATTACAATGCATCACAATTACATAAGATTTTCTGTGCTTGTTATTCTGGACACAATATTTCCAAAATCAATCTTGCCTTTTCCCTTGTAGACAAGTAATCCACTgggccctctgaagtcaatggtatcCCCTAATTTCAGGCTTTCTAAATACTGAGACATCTTTCCTCCTTCGGGGAACTTTGGGTGGACccctttaaaataaatctgttaaaaataaagattaaaaggAACTGTTTCATTAAAAGAGTTAAAACCAAAGACAAGTTTTTGCCTTAATTTTCTGTAATACACAAATTAATATGCCCAAACTCAATAAGCAATGAGACATGGCTGTCAGACAAGCTAAAACAGAGATCTGAGAATCCAAAACAGAGACAGTTCTATTTTAAAGCCAGTTCAACAGGTGAAAATTGTCCTAGGACAGCTTTGTTACACAGGGACAGCCTCAAGATCTGTTAACCTTGGGCCCAATTCTGAGGTACCAAGAGCCTGCAGCTTCCAAGTGAAGGCAATGAGAGTAGCGGGTGTTAAGTACTTCAAGATCAGACCCCTTACCAATAGagctatgggcttgtctacataggaaaGATATACCAGTATTTACAAGTATaagctaaggtgtgaatttaaacaaaTATAGTTGTACTGGTGTaattcccttccccctgccccagccacacgcATACACACACTCCTGTATAAGAGGACCTTGTCACTTGAGAAAGGGTTTAAACTAAGCCAAAAAAGCCCTTCTTATACCAGAATAAAAGCAAGGGTCATAATGGTATAACTGATAgaattttcccatgtagacaagacctatgaGTAACATTCCCCTTAGCCATTTATTCAATATTAGAAGACAAGCCTAGGAATGGCAAAGGGGTAACAAACGAGacaaaatgggaataaaatcagaaaggctaaagcactaagtgagttacacctagcaagggacataaaagaatgtaagaagaggttctttaaatgcacctctaccccaatagaacgcgacccaatataacacgaattcggatataacgtggtaaagcagcgctccgggagggcagggctgcgcactccggtggatcaaagcaagttcgatataacgcggtttcacctataacgcggtaagattttttggctcctgaggacgcgttatatcggggtagaggtgtacattagaaacaagaggatgACACAGAAAAGTGTAGGTCCATTACTTAACAGAGAAggaagagctaataactgatgacctGAGGAAGGCTGATgtgtttaatacctattttgcttcagtcttcactaaaaaggttaatggtgaccagattcTCAACACAATTAATGTTAACAAGGGGAAGGAGTgcaagccaaaacagggaaaagaatatttagataaattagatgtattcaagttggcagggcctatTGAAATTCATCCTAATGTACTTTAGGAACTAGCAGATGCAATCTCAAaaccgttagcaattatctttgagaactcactGAGGAGAAGGGAGGTCCCTGAGGACTGAAGGGCAAACATATTACCTATTTAAAataaggggaacaaagaggacctgaagaattatagactagtcagcctaacttcaaaaCCTGTCaagatactagaacaaattattaaacaatgaaTATGTAAGCACCTAAACAATAATAGTGTTAAGAAATAGTCAATATGGAttagtcaaaaacaaatcatgccatgCCAAGCCTTCTTTGGCAAGGTTACTGGACCAGTGGATAGGAGGGAAGCTGTAGTTCTTGATTTTACTCAggattttgacacagttccagatgacagtctcataagcaaactagggaaatgtggtctacatgaaattaataaggtgggtgcataaataGTTGAAAGTTCAGattagttatcaatgattcactgtcaaactgggagggagtATCTAGTGCGGTCCCACAGGTGTCAGTCCTAGATCTGGTactggtcaatattttcattaattaattGGAttatggagtggagagtatgcttataaactctgcaaatgacaccaagctggaaggggttgcaaacattttggaggacagaattagaattcaaaattatcttgacaaaTCGGAgacttggtctgaaatcaacaagatgaaattcactaaagacaagtgcaaagtacttcacttataAAGGAAAAATCCAGTGCACAACTTCAAAATGGGGGCTAactggtagtactgctgaaaaggatctggggtttatagtggatcacaaattggatgagtcaacaatgtgatacagttaTGGAAAAGGCTAATATGGGGTGTACTAACAGGGGTGCTAGATAGAAGAAATGGaaataattgtcccactctacttagcactggtgaggcttcagctggaatattgcatccaattctgggtgccacactttaggaaagatgtagacaaactggagagagtccagaggactccagagcaacaaaaatgataaaaggtttagaaaacctgacctatgaggaaaggttaaaaaaaaatgggcatgtttaa
The Emys orbicularis isolate rEmyOrb1 chromosome 1, rEmyOrb1.hap1, whole genome shotgun sequence DNA segment above includes these coding regions:
- the LOC135876473 gene encoding NADH-cytochrome b5 reductase 3 — protein: MGAQLSRLGRIVTYPLCVVISLIMRLFGKSPPAITLEDPEVKYPLRLIDKEEISHDTRRFRFALPTREHILGLPIGQHIYLSARINGNLVIRPYTPVSSDDDKGYVDLVVKIYFKGVHPKFPEGGKMSQYLESLKLGDTIDFRGPSGLLVYKGKGTFAIRAEKKSEPVLKTVKYVGMIAGGTGITPMLQLIRAIMKDKDDPTICQLLFANQTEKDILLRSELEEVQVQHPERFKLWYTLDRAPENWDYSQGFVSQDLLREHMPPPQDDVLILMCGPPPMIQYACLPNLDKLGYTKDMRFAY